One Gossypium hirsutum isolate 1008001.06 chromosome A11, Gossypium_hirsutum_v2.1, whole genome shotgun sequence genomic window carries:
- the LOC121203003 gene encoding transcription repressor MYB5, protein MKNPSLVGNSTSSKGTPCCSKVGIKRGPWTPEEDEVLANYIKREGEGRWRTLPKRAGLLRCGKSCRLRWMNYLRPSVKRGRIAPDEEDLILRLHRLLGNRWSLIAGRIPGRTDNEIKNYWNTHLSKKLISQGIDPRTHKPLNLITHKSPQINHDHVPKSNPSPPIPNPSVLASKTITIKTTNTTKDGTPTNLEHGYQQQSQNQQVDKSMEKWKNTESATLIMAEPSSHGNEGDHMENCNEDMFSSFLDSLINENLLVNQHPEEQQPNNLVAPAAAAAESSQNLCHGDMWETELISAMVGFGNEPNSFNNHYHYLHQL, encoded by the exons ATGAAGAACCCAAGTTTAGTCGGTAATTCAACAAGCAGCAAGGGTACTCCTTGTTGCAGCAAAGTTGGGATAAAGAGAGGACCATGGACGCCCGAAGAAGATGAAGTGTTAGCCAACTACATCAAAAGGGAAGGCGAAGGACGATGGCGGACTTTGCCTAAACGAGCTGGTTTGCTTCGATGCGGTAAGAGTTGTCGTCTCCGGTGGATGAATTATCTCCGACCCTCTGTTAAACGAGGTCGTATTGCTCCCGATGAAGAAGATCTCATTCTTCGCCTTCATCGCCTGCTCGGTAACAG GTGGTCACTGATAGCTGGTAGGATTCCAGGGCGTACAGATAATGAAATAAAGAACTACTGGAATACCCATCTAAGCAAGAAGCTGATCAGCCAAGGAATAGATCCAAGAACCCATAAACCATTGAACCTTATTACCCATAAATCGCCACAGATTAATCATGATCATGTTCCAAAATCAAACCCTAGCCCCCCTATCCCTAATCCTTCTGTATTAGCATCAAAAACCATTACAATTAAAACTACAAACACTACCAAAGATGGTACACCGACTAACCTGGAACATGGGTATCAGCAGCAATCTCAAAACCAACAGGTTGATAAGAGCATGGAGAAATGGAAGAATACTGAAAGTGCAACTCTTATCATGGCGGAACCAAGCAGCCATGGAAACGAAGGGGATCATATGGAAAATTGCAATGAAGATATGTTCTCCTCGTTTCTAGATTCATTGATTAATGAAAACTTGCTTGTTAATCAACACCCAGAAGAGCAGCAACCTAATAATTTGGTGGCACCGGCGGCAGCAGCCGCAGAATCTTCTCAGAACTTGTGTCATGGCGACATGTGGGAAACCGAACTCATATCTGCAATGGTTGGTTTTGGGAATGAGCCAAACTCTTTCAACAATCATTATCATTATCTGCATCAACTTTAG